A genomic segment from Nicotiana sylvestris chromosome 1, ASM39365v2, whole genome shotgun sequence encodes:
- the LOC138869526 gene encoding secreted RxLR effector protein 161-like, whose protein sequence is MGSSKSIDTHIAIATKMVLDEEGKSVEHKLYRRMIGSLLYLIISKLDIVFSVGLCTGFQANPKESHLKALKRILKHLKGTLDLCLWYPRGYNFDLVGYVDANYTCFHVERKRTSGTTHFLGFCLVSWVTKKQNPVASSTAEAEYVAAASCCAQGYNFDLVGYVDADYTGFHVERKRTSVTTHFLGFCLVSWVTKKQNPVASSTAEAEYVAAASCCAQ, encoded by the exons ATGGGCTCATCTAAGTCTATTGATACCCATATTGCCATTGCAACAAAGATGGTCCTTGATGAAGAAGGGAAAAGTGTGGAACATAAGCTATATAGACGAATGATTGGGTCACTGTTGTACCTCATAATAAGCAAGCTTGATATAGTGTTTAGTGTGGGATTGTGTACAGGATTTCAAGcgaatcccaaggaatctcacctGAAGGCTCTCAAAAGAATATTAAAACATCTCAAAGGGACCCTTGACCTCTGTCTATGGTATCCCAGAGGGTACAACTTTGATCTAGTTGGTTATGTTGATGCTAACTATACATGTTTTCATGTTGAAAGGAAAAGAACTTCAGGAACAACTCATTTTCTAGGTTTTTGTCTGGTGTCTTGGGTAACCAAGAAGCAAAACCCAGTGGCCTCATCTAcagctgaggctgaatatgtggCTGCAGCATCCTGTTGTGCTCA AGGGTACAACTTTGATCTAGTTGGTTATGTTGATGCTGACTATACAGGTTTTCATGTTGAAAGGAAAAGAACTTCAGTAACAACTCATTTTCTAGGTTTTTGTCTGGTGTCTTGGGTAACCAAGAAGCAAAACCCAGTGGCCTCATCTAcagctgaggctgaatatgtggCTGCAGCATCCTGTTGTGCTCAATAA